Proteins encoded by one window of Halomonas sp. Bachu 37:
- a CDS encoding deoxyguanosinetriphosphate triphosphohydrolase yields the protein MTQMRWEQLLSPKRLHDQRPDGAQEIGRTPFHKDHDRIVFAGSFRRLGRKTQVHPLTENDHIHTRLTHSLEVGCVGRSLGMIVGELLRERLPAWISPADLGVIVQAACLGHDIGNPPFGHAGEYAIRDWFRRAEAEGLLQGLSAAERLDLLTYEGNAQGFRVITQIEYNQFNGGMRLTAATLGTLLKYPWSVTHGGKAGKFGCYQSESHLLKEVAEAVGLLPQGEHRWCRHPLAWLVEAADDICYALLDLEDGLEMGILRYEEVVEILRQIAGHLPAEYDTMTAQGASQRRCIALLRGAAMERAVNEVGSVFVQHENTLLNGSLDQDLLELCHPDLGWGVKAAKQLARERIFQNERKAKLEIGAYTTLGILLEAFIGAAHELHYTGRSSFKHQRVLALIGENTPRASWPLYESYRRMLDFIGGMTDHYAVDLAQEMGGRLRGD from the coding sequence ATGACACAAATGCGCTGGGAACAGCTGCTTTCACCAAAGCGCTTGCACGATCAACGACCGGATGGCGCGCAGGAAATCGGCCGAACTCCTTTTCACAAGGATCATGATCGGATTGTGTTCGCTGGCTCGTTCCGGCGCTTGGGACGCAAGACCCAAGTTCATCCATTAACGGAAAATGATCATATTCATACGCGCTTGACCCATTCGCTGGAAGTGGGCTGCGTCGGGCGCTCCTTGGGAATGATTGTGGGCGAACTCCTGCGCGAGCGCTTGCCCGCCTGGATTTCCCCGGCCGACCTTGGTGTGATCGTACAGGCTGCCTGTCTCGGCCACGATATCGGCAACCCCCCCTTTGGTCATGCAGGTGAGTACGCTATCCGCGACTGGTTCCGGCGTGCCGAGGCGGAAGGGCTCCTGCAAGGCCTCTCCGCCGCTGAAAGATTGGATTTGTTGACCTATGAAGGCAATGCCCAGGGCTTTCGCGTTATCACCCAGATCGAATACAACCAGTTCAATGGCGGAATGCGTCTCACGGCAGCTACGCTGGGCACCTTGTTGAAGTATCCCTGGAGCGTGACTCATGGCGGGAAAGCGGGCAAGTTTGGCTGCTATCAATCAGAAAGCCACCTGCTGAAAGAGGTGGCAGAAGCAGTGGGCTTGCTGCCGCAAGGCGAGCACCGTTGGTGTCGGCATCCCTTGGCCTGGTTGGTCGAGGCTGCCGATGATATTTGCTACGCCCTGCTGGACCTGGAGGATGGCCTGGAAATGGGCATCCTGCGCTATGAAGAAGTGGTGGAGATACTCAGGCAAATAGCGGGTCATCTACCAGCCGAATACGATACGATGACCGCTCAAGGAGCCTCACAGCGGCGCTGCATCGCCTTACTGAGAGGAGCCGCCATGGAACGTGCGGTCAATGAAGTCGGCTCGGTTTTCGTACAGCACGAAAACACTCTGCTCAACGGCTCGCTAGACCAGGATCTGCTTGAACTGTGTCATCCGGACCTGGGGTGGGGGGTCAAAGCGGCCAAACAGCTGGCCCGGGAGCGTATTTTTCAGAATGAGAGAAAAGCCAAGCTGGAGATCGGTGCTTACACGACTCTGGGTATTCTCCTGGAAGCCTTTATCGGTGCAGCGCACGAACTTCACTATACAGGACGCTCATCATTCAAGCACCAGCGTGTCCTGGCCTTGATTGGCGAAAATACACCGCGTGCTTCCTGGCCTCTTTATGAGAGTTACCGCCGTATGCTGGATTTCATCGGTGGCATGACCGACCACTACGCGGTGGATCTGGCTCAGGAGATGGGCGGCCGCTTGCGTGGCGACTGA
- a CDS encoding nuclease-related domain-containing protein: protein MAWLEYVLPLIFLFPLAAMAGIVLALRSLHDARVHSPFDSHLLREPGQALRNRLDHAFSSLFLNGALGPLISLAPLVYGMGRMLFVQRQDWVEWALYGLLSTVLVLAFSLLLVRDYQRIRRLKLGLACELAVGQELERLIRPESHPYYVFHDVPADSFTIDHVVVTPHGVFAVETRARARPVAADGRELNQVAVEQERLRFPYWQERRPLYKTRQATRWVAQWLAQQCGASIPVKGILVLPGWEIDSEEARSDIEVVSGEALARHLRQSQPGHLTQAIHDQVIQLLQQRASLRELKHLKSPSV from the coding sequence ATGGCTTGGCTGGAATATGTATTACCTCTGATATTTCTTTTTCCTCTGGCAGCCATGGCCGGCATCGTCCTCGCCTTGCGTAGCCTGCACGATGCCCGAGTGCATTCTCCGTTTGATTCCCACCTGTTACGTGAACCCGGCCAGGCACTACGCAACCGCCTAGACCACGCATTTTCTTCGCTGTTTCTCAATGGCGCGCTAGGTCCCCTTATCAGCTTGGCACCACTGGTATATGGCATGGGCAGAATGTTGTTTGTTCAACGCCAGGACTGGGTGGAATGGGCGTTATACGGGCTGCTGAGTACCGTCCTGGTCCTGGCTTTTTCCCTTCTTCTGGTGCGAGACTATCAGCGTATTCGGCGGCTAAAGCTGGGTCTGGCCTGCGAACTGGCGGTGGGACAGGAGCTGGAGCGGCTGATTCGTCCCGAATCGCACCCCTATTATGTCTTCCATGATGTACCGGCCGACAGTTTCACCATCGACCACGTCGTGGTGACTCCTCATGGTGTCTTCGCAGTGGAAACCCGTGCCCGTGCACGGCCTGTCGCTGCCGATGGCCGTGAACTCAACCAGGTCGCAGTGGAGCAAGAACGGCTGCGGTTCCCTTATTGGCAAGAGCGGCGCCCGCTCTACAAGACACGCCAGGCAACACGGTGGGTAGCGCAATGGTTGGCCCAGCAGTGTGGTGCCTCGATACCGGTGAAAGGTATTCTGGTACTACCTGGTTGGGAAATAGATAGCGAGGAAGCGAGAAGTGATATCGAGGTGGTAAGTGGCGAAGCCTTGGCACGCCATCTGCGTCAATCGCAACCAGGCCACCTGACCCAAGCCATTCATGATCAGGTCATACAACTACTGCAACAGCGCGCCTCCTTGAGGGAACTCAAGCATCTCAAAAGCCCCTCCGTCTAG
- a CDS encoding translation initiation factor Sui1, with amino-acid sequence MASLKEQLGGLVYSTEHGQTCPHCREPAAQCRCEELAQQQRLEAMDGIVRIRRETSGRKGKGVTTLSGIALPEAELKSLAKTLKKRCGTGGSVKDGVIEIQGDQRDILKQELSDLGYRVKLAGG; translated from the coding sequence ATGGCCTCGTTAAAAGAGCAACTCGGAGGGCTCGTCTACTCCACCGAACATGGCCAGACATGTCCCCATTGCCGTGAACCTGCCGCTCAGTGTCGGTGCGAGGAGCTGGCCCAGCAGCAACGCCTAGAGGCAATGGACGGCATCGTTCGCATTCGGCGGGAAACCAGTGGGCGCAAGGGCAAAGGGGTGACTACGTTAAGCGGCATCGCTCTCCCCGAGGCGGAACTGAAGAGTCTTGCCAAGACGCTGAAAAAACGCTGTGGCACCGGTGGGTCGGTAAAGGACGGCGTGATCGAGATTCAGGGAGACCAGCGTGATATCCTCAAACAGGAATTAAGCGACTTGGGTTATCGGGTCAAGCTGGCCGGGGGTTGA
- a CDS encoding HAD-IA family hydrolase produces the protein MPRPLGLLFDCDGTLVDSEPLLAEEMAVGLNAVGLPFAVEDYLGEFRGVRFRRIVAELQRRYGEVDPQQLEIMETAMRANLARRLEQELILIPGVPEALAALAHIPNAVVSNGPETKIRAALKATGLSDYFGERLFSGYTANCWKPEPCLHLHAASIMGFAAHDCIAIDDALVGVQAALDAGMTVIHLNRHPDVEATPQGAVMIDNMYQLPAMVARLVQERPLVSLTHAR, from the coding sequence ATGCCTCGCCCACTCGGTCTGCTATTTGATTGCGATGGTACGCTGGTCGACAGTGAGCCGTTACTGGCCGAAGAGATGGCCGTAGGGCTCAATGCCGTGGGGCTACCCTTTGCCGTCGAGGATTACCTGGGTGAATTTCGTGGCGTTCGCTTTCGCCGTATCGTGGCGGAACTGCAGCGACGATATGGTGAAGTCGACCCGCAGCAGCTGGAAATCATGGAAACCGCCATGCGGGCCAATCTGGCACGCCGACTGGAACAGGAGCTCATCCTGATTCCAGGCGTTCCCGAAGCGCTCGCTGCCTTGGCCCATATCCCCAATGCCGTGGTTTCCAACGGTCCCGAAACCAAGATACGGGCCGCGTTGAAGGCAACGGGGCTAAGCGATTATTTCGGGGAGCGGCTGTTCAGTGGCTATACCGCCAATTGCTGGAAACCCGAACCTTGCCTGCACTTGCATGCTGCCAGCATCATGGGCTTTGCGGCTCATGACTGCATCGCTATCGATGATGCGCTAGTGGGAGTCCAGGCCGCGCTTGATGCCGGTATGACGGTTATCCATCTCAATCGTCACCCCGACGTTGAAGCCACTCCGCAAGGGGCTGTCATGATCGACAATATGTACCAGCTACCCGCCATGGTGGCGCGCCTGGTTCAGGAGCGTCCGCTTGTGTCCCTCACCCACGCCCGATAA
- the fba gene encoding class II fructose-bisphosphate aldolase (catalyzes the reversible aldol condensation of dihydroxyacetonephosphate and glyceraldehyde 3-phosphate in the Calvin cycle, glycolysis, and/or gluconeogenesis) — MALISMRQMLDHAAEYGYGIPAFNVNNLEQLRAIMEAADKTDSPVIVQASAGARKYAGAPFLRHLILAAVEEFPHIPVAMHQDHGTSPAVCQRSIQLGFSSVMMDGSLGEDGKTPMDYAYNVDVTRRTVEMAHACGVSVEGELGCLGSLETGMAGEEDGIGAEGKLDMEQLLTDPEEAAEFVKATHVDALAIAIGTSHGAYKFTQPPTGDTLSIQRIKEIHARIPDTHLVMHGSSSVPQEWLEIINKYGGEIPETYGVPVSEIVEGIKHGVRKVNIDTDLRLASTGAVRRFLAENPSEFDPRKFLKETITAMRDLCIDRYEAFGTAGNASKIKPINLEEMFQRYARGELDPKVR; from the coding sequence ATGGCTTTGATCAGTATGCGCCAGATGCTCGACCACGCGGCAGAGTACGGTTACGGCATCCCGGCATTCAACGTCAACAATCTCGAACAGTTGCGCGCCATCATGGAAGCCGCCGACAAGACCGACTCTCCGGTCATCGTCCAGGCCTCCGCCGGGGCCCGCAAATACGCCGGTGCGCCCTTCCTGCGTCACCTGATCCTGGCCGCCGTGGAAGAATTCCCGCACATTCCGGTGGCCATGCACCAGGATCACGGCACCAGCCCGGCGGTTTGCCAGCGCTCCATCCAGCTCGGTTTCTCCTCGGTGATGATGGACGGCTCGCTGGGAGAAGACGGCAAGACGCCGATGGATTACGCCTACAATGTCGACGTGACTCGACGTACCGTGGAAATGGCCCATGCCTGTGGGGTTTCCGTGGAAGGCGAGCTGGGCTGCCTGGGTAGCCTGGAAACCGGCATGGCCGGTGAAGAGGACGGTATCGGCGCCGAAGGCAAGCTGGACATGGAGCAGCTTCTCACCGATCCGGAAGAAGCCGCTGAATTCGTCAAGGCTACCCACGTGGATGCCCTGGCGATCGCTATCGGTACCAGCCACGGCGCCTACAAGTTCACCCAGCCGCCCACAGGCGATACGCTATCCATCCAGCGCATCAAGGAAATCCATGCTCGAATTCCCGATACTCACCTGGTGATGCACGGCTCGTCTTCCGTGCCCCAGGAGTGGCTGGAAATCATCAACAAGTATGGCGGCGAGATTCCCGAGACCTACGGCGTGCCCGTGTCGGAAATCGTCGAGGGGATCAAGCACGGGGTACGCAAGGTCAATATCGACACCGACCTACGCCTGGCCTCCACTGGTGCGGTACGCCGTTTCCTGGCCGAAAACCCATCCGAGTTCGACCCCCGCAAGTTTCTCAAGGAAACCATCACGGCCATGCGTGACCTGTGCATTGACCGCTACGAAGCCTTCGGCACCGCTGGCAATGCCAGCAAGATCAAGCCGATCAATCTCGAAGAGATGTTCCAGCGCTACGCGCGTGGAGAGCTGGACCCTAAAGTAAGATAA
- a CDS encoding phosphoglycerate kinase, with product MKVHKMTDLPLQGQRVLIREDLNVPVKHGNVSSDARLRAALPTIQAAMEAGAKVMLMSHLGRPTEGEPSDEFSLAPVATHLGELLGRPVTLIRDYLGAALDLADGEVVLLENVRFNEGEKKDEEQLAKQYAELCDIFVMDAFGTAHRAQASTHGVARFAPKACAGPLLAQELDALETALASPARPMVAIVGGSKVSTKLDVLNALAEKCDQLIVGGGIANTFIAAAGHNVGKSLYEADLVEQAKNLMGRVDIPIPSDVVVATEFSESAEALVKPVDQVADNEMILDIGPDTAARLAAMLKDAGTILWNGPVGVFEIDQFGKGTEVIGRAIAQSSAFSIAGGGDTLAAIDKYAIADRVSYISTGGGAFLEYVEGKQLPAVAALEAAAKH from the coding sequence ATGAAAGTGCACAAGATGACCGACTTGCCCCTCCAGGGCCAACGCGTATTGATTCGCGAAGATCTCAATGTCCCGGTCAAACACGGCAATGTCAGCAGCGACGCTCGGTTGCGTGCCGCCTTGCCCACCATTCAGGCCGCCATGGAAGCTGGTGCCAAGGTCATGCTGATGAGCCATCTAGGGCGGCCCACGGAAGGCGAACCCAGCGATGAGTTCTCCCTGGCGCCGGTAGCGACCCATCTGGGCGAGTTGCTGGGGCGCCCCGTCACCTTGATTCGCGACTACCTGGGCGCCGCTCTCGACCTGGCAGATGGCGAGGTGGTACTGCTGGAAAACGTCCGTTTCAACGAGGGCGAAAAGAAAGACGAGGAACAGTTGGCAAAACAGTATGCCGAATTGTGCGATATCTTCGTGATGGATGCCTTCGGCACCGCCCATCGCGCCCAGGCCTCGACCCATGGCGTAGCACGCTTCGCGCCGAAAGCCTGTGCCGGCCCACTGCTTGCCCAGGAACTGGACGCGCTGGAAACGGCACTGGCAAGTCCCGCTCGGCCCATGGTGGCCATCGTCGGCGGCTCCAAGGTCTCGACCAAGCTCGATGTACTCAATGCCCTCGCCGAGAAATGCGATCAGTTGATCGTCGGGGGCGGTATCGCCAATACCTTTATTGCCGCCGCCGGCCATAACGTGGGCAAATCCTTGTACGAAGCGGATCTGGTCGAGCAGGCGAAGAACTTGATGGGGCGAGTGGATATTCCCATCCCCAGCGATGTAGTGGTCGCCACCGAATTTTCGGAATCCGCGGAAGCGCTGGTGAAACCCGTCGATCAAGTTGCCGACAACGAGATGATCCTCGATATCGGCCCGGACACCGCCGCTCGGCTGGCCGCCATGCTCAAGGATGCCGGTACCATTCTATGGAATGGCCCGGTTGGCGTCTTCGAGATCGACCAATTCGGCAAGGGTACCGAGGTGATCGGCCGCGCCATCGCGCAGAGCAGCGCCTTCTCCATTGCCGGTGGCGGCGACACCTTGGCGGCGATCGACAAGTACGCGATCGCTGATCGGGTTTCCTATATCTCCACCGGCGGCGGCGCCTTCCTGGAATATGTGGAAGGCAAGCAACTACCGGCTGTGGCGGCGCTTGAAGCGGCAGCCAAGCATTAA